From one Burkholderia latens genomic stretch:
- a CDS encoding VOC family protein → MPVIGLNHYNLRADRATLDTLRDFYVDVVGLEPGYRPPFQSAGYWLYAGEHAILHLSEARPGEVRTSHAVNTFDHMAFSCENAAAMERRLADARVRYSRTYVPLTRQLQLFFTDPAGNGIELNFARPEDISGDDAG, encoded by the coding sequence ATGCCAGTCATCGGACTCAATCATTACAACCTGCGCGCGGACCGGGCGACGCTCGACACGCTGCGCGATTTCTACGTGGATGTCGTCGGCCTTGAACCCGGCTATCGGCCGCCGTTCCAGAGCGCGGGCTACTGGCTGTATGCGGGCGAGCACGCCATTCTGCATCTGTCGGAAGCGCGGCCCGGCGAGGTGCGGACGTCGCACGCGGTCAATACGTTCGACCATATGGCGTTTTCATGCGAAAACGCGGCGGCGATGGAACGGCGGCTCGCCGACGCGCGGGTCCGGTACTCGCGCACCTACGTGCCGCTCACGCGACAGCTCCAGCTCTTTTTCACCGACCCGGCCGGGAATGGTATCGAGTTGAATTTTGCGCGGCCGGAAGACATTTCCGGCGACGATGCGGGTTAG
- a CDS encoding copper-binding protein — translation MKIRCVAVAVLGMMAVALAMPVRAAGGMSDMNMGDMKASAPDAALTDAEVKRIDAVQRTLTLKHGPLANVGMGPMTMTFKAGDPAMIESLHAGDKVKVRIERVNGALTIVKLVKQR, via the coding sequence ATGAAGATTCGCTGCGTTGCTGTCGCCGTGCTCGGCATGATGGCCGTTGCGCTGGCCATGCCTGTGCGCGCGGCCGGCGGCATGTCCGACATGAACATGGGCGACATGAAGGCATCGGCGCCCGATGCTGCGTTGACCGATGCGGAAGTCAAACGGATCGATGCGGTGCAGCGGACGCTGACGCTGAAACACGGTCCGCTCGCGAACGTCGGCATGGGGCCGATGACGATGACGTTCAAGGCCGGCGACCCGGCGATGATCGAGTCGCTGCATGCGGGTGACAAGGTCAAGGTGCGGATCGAGCGCGTGAACGGCGCGCTGACGATCGTGAAGCTCGTGAAGCAACGGTGA
- a CDS encoding DUF2182 domain-containing protein — protein sequence MAALVGVCCAYLWTGAGTGMSATDMTALALFPHRLADDAGAMDPSPATVVMMWWVMMIAMMTPGAAPLVLLYRRVLRYRGTDGSRAAIASTLLLAGYLVAWLAFSAGAAAMQMLLQPAGLISGMMLWSKSAALSAFVLALAGVYQFSPLKRACLRQCRSPVRFLTMYARPGAAGSFVLGVRHGAYCVGCCWLLMALLFVGGVMNVVWIVALSLIVLVEKVLPGGEQVGRALGSVLIVWAIATLLV from the coding sequence ATGGCGGCGCTGGTCGGCGTGTGCTGCGCATACCTTTGGACGGGCGCCGGCACCGGCATGTCGGCGACGGACATGACGGCGCTCGCGTTGTTCCCGCATCGGCTCGCCGACGACGCAGGCGCGATGGATCCGTCACCGGCCACCGTGGTCATGATGTGGTGGGTGATGATGATCGCGATGATGACACCCGGCGCGGCGCCGCTCGTGCTGCTGTACCGGCGTGTGCTGCGGTATCGCGGTACGGACGGATCGCGCGCGGCGATCGCGTCGACGTTGCTGCTGGCCGGATATCTGGTCGCATGGCTCGCGTTCTCTGCCGGCGCGGCCGCGATGCAGATGCTGCTGCAGCCGGCCGGCCTGATCTCCGGGATGATGCTGTGGTCCAAGAGCGCCGCGCTTTCCGCGTTCGTCCTCGCGCTGGCCGGCGTCTATCAGTTTTCTCCGTTGAAACGCGCATGCCTGCGTCAGTGCCGGTCGCCGGTGCGGTTTCTTACCATGTATGCGCGCCCGGGTGCGGCCGGTAGCTTCGTGCTCGGCGTGCGTCACGGCGCCTATTGCGTCGGCTGTTGCTGGCTGCTGATGGCGCTGTTGTTCGTCGGCGGCGTGATGAACGTGGTGTGGATCGTTGCGTTATCGCTTATCGTGCTCGTCGAAAAAGTGCTGCCTGGCGGCGAGCAGGTCGGCCGTGCGCTGGGCAGCGTGCTGATTGTGTGGGCGATCGCGACGTTGCTGGTTTGA
- a CDS encoding DUF1326 domain-containing protein, translated as MTPWEIQGTELINCNCSYGCPCQFNSLPTHGHCEAMGAISIDSGHYGDVVLDGVRIAVVFQWPGAIHEGRGRCQPIVDERASPAQCDAVLKIMTGQDTDPFATMFAVFASTLEQAYEPIFAKIDFDVDVDARRGRISVDGVFDLVGEPIRNPVTGAEHRARIDLPHGFEYELAEIGSGTGRSRGHIELDLERTYAQFARLHMNNHGLIRHRAVA; from the coding sequence ATGACACCGTGGGAGATTCAGGGAACCGAGCTGATCAACTGCAATTGTTCATACGGTTGTCCCTGCCAGTTCAATTCGCTGCCGACGCATGGCCACTGCGAAGCGATGGGTGCGATTTCGATCGACAGCGGCCATTACGGCGACGTGGTGCTCGACGGCGTGCGGATCGCCGTCGTGTTCCAGTGGCCGGGCGCGATTCACGAAGGCCGCGGCCGTTGCCAGCCGATCGTCGACGAACGCGCGAGCCCCGCGCAATGCGACGCCGTGCTGAAGATCATGACCGGTCAGGATACCGATCCATTTGCGACGATGTTCGCCGTGTTCGCGTCGACGCTCGAACAGGCCTACGAGCCGATCTTCGCGAAGATCGACTTCGACGTCGATGTCGATGCGCGGCGCGGCCGGATCAGCGTCGACGGCGTGTTCGACCTCGTCGGCGAACCGATCCGCAATCCGGTGACGGGCGCCGAGCATCGCGCACGCATCGACCTGCCGCACGGCTTCGAATACGAGCTGGCGGAGATCGGTTCGGGCACCGGCCGCTCGCGCGGCCACATCGAACTGGATCTCGAGCGCACTTATGCGCAGTTCGCACGGCTGCACATGAACAACCACGGGCTGATCCGGCATCGCGCCGTCGCGTGA
- a CDS encoding MFS transporter produces MTRTRDRVDPVFECRNVTLLTLCIAVLVAQIDTAVVNLATRAIGSYFHAGVGALQWVVDGYNLTYAVLLLTGGLLADLYGRRRIFIAGTAVFTTASLACALAPSVPVLIAARALAGVGAALLLPASLAIIRVVWYDPVERGRALGVWAACNGVAMAIGPTLGGLLIRHFGWRSIFFVVVPLSIAAMLLAMPAVPESSDPRGRHFDGGAQVAGAVALGTLAYAAIVFRESPLASAIAGGASIASLGAFIAIERHHRDAALVPLELFRLGAFRGVIAATTGMTFGMYGVLFLLPLTWQSTGRLDPTGAGLALLPMALVFVSVSPCSGWLSERVGTRATTAGGVAVIASGLAVIGASAASRSLFGAEIGLALTGLGMGVATGPLMTVAVGSVDSARSGTASALVNVARMIGATLGIAVLGTLFAVAHGGATGLRAAMFTGAAVQLAGAASSAVSVQRARQSA; encoded by the coding sequence ATGACCCGTACCCGAGACCGCGTGGACCCTGTCTTCGAATGCCGAAACGTGACATTGCTGACGCTGTGCATCGCCGTGCTCGTCGCGCAGATCGACACGGCCGTCGTCAATCTCGCGACGCGCGCAATAGGCTCATATTTCCATGCAGGCGTCGGCGCGCTGCAATGGGTCGTCGACGGCTACAACCTCACGTATGCCGTTCTGCTGCTCACCGGAGGGCTGCTCGCCGACCTGTACGGCCGGCGCCGCATCTTCATCGCGGGTACGGCCGTGTTTACGACTGCGTCGCTGGCATGCGCGCTCGCCCCGTCGGTGCCGGTGCTGATCGCCGCACGCGCGCTGGCCGGCGTCGGCGCGGCGCTGTTGCTGCCGGCGTCGCTCGCGATCATCCGCGTCGTGTGGTACGACCCGGTCGAGCGCGGCCGCGCGCTCGGCGTCTGGGCCGCTTGCAACGGCGTCGCGATGGCGATCGGTCCGACACTCGGCGGCCTGCTGATCCGGCACTTCGGCTGGCGCAGCATCTTCTTCGTCGTGGTCCCGCTGAGCATTGCGGCGATGCTGCTCGCGATGCCGGCCGTGCCCGAGTCGTCCGACCCGCGCGGCCGGCATTTCGACGGCGGCGCGCAGGTTGCGGGCGCGGTCGCGCTCGGCACGCTCGCGTATGCGGCGATCGTGTTCCGCGAGTCGCCGCTCGCCAGCGCGATCGCGGGCGGAGCCTCGATCGCGTCGCTAGGCGCGTTCATCGCGATCGAGCGGCACCACCGCGACGCCGCCCTGGTGCCGCTCGAGCTTTTCCGGCTCGGCGCATTTCGCGGCGTGATCGCCGCGACGACCGGCATGACATTCGGGATGTACGGCGTGCTGTTTCTGCTGCCGTTGACGTGGCAAAGCACCGGCCGGCTCGATCCCACCGGCGCGGGCCTTGCGCTGCTCCCGATGGCGCTCGTGTTCGTCTCGGTGTCGCCGTGTTCGGGGTGGCTGTCGGAGCGAGTCGGCACGCGGGCGACGACGGCCGGCGGCGTCGCCGTGATCGCGAGCGGGCTTGCGGTGATCGGCGCGTCGGCTGCGTCTCGGAGCCTGTTCGGCGCAGAAATCGGCCTCGCGTTGACCGGACTCGGTATGGGCGTGGCGACGGGTCCGTTGATGACCGTCGCGGTCGGCTCGGTGGACTCGGCGCGCTCGGGCACAGCGAGCGCGCTCGTCAACGTCGCGCGGATGATCGGCGCGACGCTCGGAATCGCCGTGCTCGGCACGCTGTTCGCGGTCGCGCACGGCGGCGCCACCGGTTTGCGCGCCGCGATGTTCACCGGTGCGGCGGTTCAGCTCGCCGGTGCGGCAAGCTCCGCCGTCAGCGTGCAGCGCGCGCGGCAGTCCGCATGA
- a CDS encoding alkaline phosphatase family protein produces MSADAAPASSSVPAAPPVQDRIKHVFVLMLENRSFDHLFALSGIANITAASPHDSNAYGGAVYPFGGGAPDRMPTDPCHEFDDVLEQLCGAGVPFVKGRPYPRVDNSGFVSNYATSHSEGAPPQPGALGTIMQGADVRTQAPSLYALANAFVLCDRWHASMPGPTWPNRFFLHGASSAGLDHSPTKEEMAGWDAFDGFRYPNGSIFAALGDDNWRIYQDQSGDPLGHVPQVASLKGVSFFDVDDLSHFEADLAAGYTARYTFIEPGYGDIVHGTYRNGSSHHPMDGLAGGDQLVARVYDAIRNSPVWDSSLFVVVYDEHGGFYDSVAPGAAPPPNDGAGATLNASGFEFDVYGVRVPAIVVSPWVAAAHVDHTPYDHSSIVATLGRLFGLAPLTERDRAANDLLSLVTATCRTDCPARIGS; encoded by the coding sequence ATGAGTGCAGACGCAGCCCCCGCATCTTCTTCGGTTCCCGCGGCCCCACCGGTTCAGGACCGGATCAAGCACGTGTTCGTGCTGATGCTCGAGAACCGCTCGTTCGATCATCTGTTCGCTCTGTCGGGCATCGCGAACATCACGGCCGCGTCGCCGCACGACAGCAACGCGTACGGCGGCGCCGTCTATCCGTTCGGCGGCGGCGCGCCCGACCGGATGCCCACCGATCCATGCCACGAATTCGACGACGTGCTCGAACAGTTGTGCGGCGCCGGTGTGCCGTTCGTGAAAGGGCGGCCTTATCCGCGCGTCGACAACTCCGGATTCGTGTCGAATTACGCGACGTCGCATTCCGAAGGCGCGCCGCCGCAGCCGGGTGCGCTCGGCACGATCATGCAGGGCGCCGACGTCCGCACGCAGGCGCCGTCACTCTATGCGCTCGCGAACGCGTTCGTGTTGTGCGACCGCTGGCATGCATCGATGCCGGGGCCGACGTGGCCGAACCGCTTCTTCCTGCACGGTGCGTCGTCGGCCGGGCTCGACCATTCGCCGACGAAGGAAGAAATGGCGGGATGGGATGCGTTTGACGGTTTCCGCTATCCGAACGGCTCGATCTTCGCGGCGCTCGGCGACGACAACTGGCGCATCTACCAGGACCAGTCCGGCGATCCACTCGGCCACGTGCCGCAGGTCGCATCGTTGAAGGGGGTGAGCTTCTTCGACGTCGACGACCTGTCCCACTTCGAAGCCGACCTCGCGGCCGGCTATACCGCGCGCTACACGTTCATCGAACCGGGCTACGGCGACATCGTGCACGGCACTTACCGGAACGGCAGCTCGCATCATCCGATGGACGGCCTCGCCGGCGGCGACCAGCTCGTCGCACGCGTGTACGACGCGATTCGCAATTCACCGGTGTGGGACAGCAGCCTGTTCGTGGTCGTCTACGACGAGCACGGCGGCTTCTACGATTCGGTCGCGCCCGGCGCAGCGCCGCCGCCCAACGATGGCGCGGGCGCGACGCTGAACGCGAGCGGATTCGAATTCGACGTGTATGGGGTGCGCGTGCCGGCGATCGTCGTGTCGCCGTGGGTCGCTGCCGCTCACGTCGATCACACGCCGTACGATCACAGCTCGATCGTCGCGACGCTCGGGCGGTTGTTCGGTCTCGCGCCGCTGACGGAGCGCGATCGGGCGGCGAACGACCTGCTGTCGCTCGTCACCGCGACGTGCCGCACCGACTGTCCCGCGAGGATCGGATCATGA
- the infA gene encoding translation initiation factor IF-1 has protein sequence MAKEELLELDGIVDEVLPDSKYRVTLENGVVVGAYASGRMRKNHIRILAGDRVTLELSVYDLTKGRINFRHKDANSPRPPRSGQPRR, from the coding sequence TTGGCAAAGGAAGAACTGCTGGAACTGGACGGAATCGTCGACGAAGTGCTGCCGGACAGCAAATACCGCGTCACGCTGGAAAACGGCGTCGTGGTCGGCGCGTACGCGTCGGGCCGCATGCGCAAGAACCACATCCGCATTCTCGCGGGCGATCGCGTGACGCTCGAACTGTCGGTGTACGACTTGACGAAGGGCCGTATCAATTTCCGTCACAAGGACGCAAATTCGCCGCGTCCGCCGCGCAGCGGCCAACCGCGTCGCTAA
- a CDS encoding cold-shock protein: MDTGTVKWFNETKGFGFISPDNGGDDLFAHFSEIRGTGFKTLAEGQKVSFEVKRGPKGLQASNITPQ, from the coding sequence GTGGATACCGGTACCGTCAAGTGGTTCAACGAAACCAAGGGCTTTGGTTTCATCTCCCCGGACAACGGCGGCGACGATCTGTTCGCCCATTTCTCGGAAATTCGCGGCACGGGCTTCAAGACCCTCGCCGAAGGCCAGAAGGTCAGCTTCGAAGTGAAGCGCGGCCCGAAGGGTCTGCAAGCGTCGAACATCACGCCGCAATAA
- a CDS encoding type II toxin-antitoxin system VapC family toxin, giving the protein MFLIDTNVISEIRKGNRANRGVRAFFRQAEEAGNPLYLSVVTVAELRRGVDLVRRRGDHPQASALDAWVATILSDYASNILPVDIDTGQMWGHLRVADPAHALDKLIAATALINDLIVVTRNVDDFAGTGVRLLNPFD; this is encoded by the coding sequence GTGTTTTTGATTGATACGAACGTCATCAGCGAGATCAGGAAGGGCAACCGGGCGAATCGCGGCGTGCGCGCATTCTTCAGGCAGGCCGAGGAAGCCGGGAACCCGCTTTACCTGTCGGTCGTGACGGTGGCCGAACTGCGGCGCGGCGTCGATCTGGTCCGCCGTCGCGGCGATCATCCGCAGGCATCGGCGCTGGATGCATGGGTGGCGACGATCCTGTCCGACTATGCATCGAACATTCTGCCGGTCGATATCGACACCGGTCAGATGTGGGGCCATTTGCGAGTGGCCGACCCGGCGCACGCACTCGACAAACTGATTGCCGCCACCGCGCTGATCAACGATCTCATTGTCGTCACTCGCAATGTCGACGATTTTGCCGGCACCGGCGTCCGGCTGTTGAATCCGTTCGATTGA
- a CDS encoding FitA-like ribbon-helix-helix domain-containing protein: protein MANLLVRNVDDSIVQCLREQAAANGRSAEAEHRAILADALGRPKRRTFAQVLMSMPDVGEDADFQRVQDSGEGRRVFD from the coding sequence ATGGCAAATCTTCTGGTGCGTAACGTGGATGACAGTATCGTTCAGTGCCTGCGCGAGCAGGCCGCAGCCAACGGCAGGAGCGCCGAGGCCGAACATCGGGCCATTCTGGCCGATGCGCTCGGACGGCCCAAGCGACGGACATTTGCGCAAGTGCTGATGAGCATGCCGGATGTCGGAGAAGACGCGGATTTTCAACGTGTTCAGGATTCCGGCGAGGGCAGGCGTGTTTTTGATTGA
- a CDS encoding glycosyltransferase family 87 protein, whose product METPGEPAAGRVDAARVATYAIAVLVLQIAFVAVWAIRYYGLDDRSAPMVGSDFAVFWAAARVALEHGATAIFSPQWMQPIEAALRPVRDFSPWPYPPTFLLVVVPFGLVSFGSAIVLFGVLATACYAAVVAPLTRSLAGHWRIAAAAFPGLIGATVQMQNAFLTVAAAGAALLLLRSRPVAAGACIAMLSVKPQYGVLFPLALICAGHWKTLISAGVFSAAIVAISVAAFGWQAWAAFLTFMPTFNRGVIEYGDALWRGMPSICGLARAAGLSVSMAYVIQAAIAVPAAAACMYVWTRAARFELRAATLAAATLLVQPYYMYYDLLWLVLPFVFLMIDFRTVKPNRFEAIVVALVWMAPAQAFVAMISGATWPAASAILIAVLVVAVLRASQPAARPLDGGRRGPVVAVRR is encoded by the coding sequence ATGGAGACACCGGGTGAACCGGCAGCGGGACGAGTCGATGCGGCGCGCGTCGCGACGTACGCGATCGCGGTGCTCGTGTTGCAGATCGCTTTTGTCGCCGTATGGGCGATTCGCTACTACGGATTGGACGACCGCTCCGCGCCGATGGTCGGATCGGACTTCGCGGTGTTCTGGGCTGCCGCGCGGGTCGCGCTCGAGCACGGCGCGACGGCGATCTTTTCGCCGCAATGGATGCAGCCGATCGAGGCAGCGCTTCGGCCCGTGAGGGACTTCTCGCCATGGCCGTACCCGCCCACGTTCCTGCTGGTCGTGGTTCCGTTCGGTCTGGTGTCGTTCGGAAGCGCGATCGTGCTGTTCGGCGTGCTTGCGACAGCCTGTTACGCAGCGGTAGTCGCGCCGCTGACGCGTTCGCTCGCCGGTCACTGGCGGATCGCGGCCGCGGCATTTCCGGGTCTGATCGGCGCCACGGTGCAGATGCAGAATGCGTTTCTGACGGTCGCGGCCGCCGGTGCGGCGTTGCTGTTGCTGCGGTCGCGGCCGGTCGCGGCGGGGGCGTGCATTGCGATGCTGTCCGTAAAACCGCAGTACGGCGTGCTGTTTCCGCTGGCGCTGATCTGCGCCGGCCACTGGAAAACGCTGATCTCGGCCGGCGTGTTCAGCGCCGCGATTGTCGCGATATCGGTAGCTGCGTTCGGTTGGCAGGCGTGGGCAGCATTTTTGACGTTCATGCCCACCTTCAACCGCGGGGTGATCGAGTACGGGGACGCGCTGTGGCGCGGCATGCCGTCGATATGCGGACTCGCGCGGGCCGCCGGCCTGTCGGTATCGATGGCGTACGTGATACAGGCGGCCATCGCCGTGCCGGCCGCGGCGGCGTGCATGTACGTGTGGACGCGTGCCGCGCGCTTCGAATTGCGTGCGGCGACGCTCGCTGCGGCGACACTGCTGGTACAGCCGTACTACATGTATTACGACCTGCTGTGGCTCGTGCTGCCGTTCGTGTTCCTGATGATCGACTTCCGGACCGTCAAGCCGAACCGGTTCGAGGCGATCGTGGTGGCGCTGGTTTGGATGGCGCCGGCGCAGGCCTTCGTCGCGATGATCAGCGGCGCGACCTGGCCGGCGGCGTCGGCGATCCTCATCGCGGTGCTTGTCGTGGCCGTGCTGCGCGCGTCGCAACCGGCGGCGCGACCGCTGGACGGCGGACGGCGGGGTCCGGTCGTGGCTGTCCGTCGCTGA
- a CDS encoding acyltransferase family protein translates to MDLTVPSPDILFSPTPDQLYFPACVAAVAIIAWLAARPVPFYRAAVDKSLSMRYRNLDGFRGMLATSVVFHHFACNLGLLSTGVWGPTSDFQRNLGTIPVAMFFMVTGFLFWERACKGSLDVRAFLVARVRRVAPLYLFYAAIIVACTLYWFPGNVVHAPIRLLVDLLKAASLGWFGAFPVNGAPHTSQLSGVWWTLAYEWRFYVAIPLLAWFVATRAWRKLVALAIVTLCAALFGPPGAMALLFACGALAFEVSRHPAIRALLGTKTAATVALLVLAVCPYPAERYSIEGALPLLPVFLCIACGNTFYGLLTTRPLALLGTASFSIYMIHMVIVYTIVRAFNKFVIPIDSIDDAGVWTLSLACALVAVFCSLMTYRYIEHPFIAKRNAPRRARRALEPAREHRTAVM, encoded by the coding sequence GTGGACCTGACAGTTCCTTCTCCCGATATCCTGTTTTCCCCGACTCCGGATCAGCTCTACTTCCCCGCATGCGTCGCGGCGGTCGCGATCATCGCGTGGCTCGCGGCCCGGCCCGTACCGTTCTATCGTGCTGCCGTCGACAAGTCCCTGTCGATGCGCTATCGCAATCTCGACGGCTTCCGCGGCATGCTGGCGACCTCCGTCGTGTTCCATCACTTCGCATGCAACCTCGGCTTGCTGTCGACTGGCGTGTGGGGCCCGACTTCCGACTTTCAACGCAATCTCGGCACGATTCCCGTCGCGATGTTCTTCATGGTGACGGGCTTCCTGTTCTGGGAGCGCGCGTGCAAGGGCTCGCTCGACGTGCGCGCGTTCCTCGTCGCGCGCGTGCGGCGCGTCGCGCCGCTCTACCTTTTCTACGCGGCAATCATCGTTGCGTGCACGCTGTACTGGTTCCCAGGCAATGTCGTCCACGCGCCGATCCGGTTGCTCGTCGATCTGCTCAAGGCAGCTTCGCTCGGCTGGTTCGGCGCGTTCCCGGTGAACGGCGCGCCGCACACCAGCCAGTTGAGCGGTGTGTGGTGGACACTCGCATACGAATGGCGGTTCTACGTCGCCATTCCCCTCCTCGCGTGGTTTGTCGCCACACGAGCATGGCGCAAGCTCGTCGCGCTCGCGATCGTCACGCTCTGTGCCGCGTTGTTCGGGCCGCCAGGCGCGATGGCGCTGCTGTTCGCCTGCGGCGCGCTCGCGTTCGAAGTATCGCGGCATCCGGCGATACGCGCGCTGCTCGGCACGAAAACGGCGGCCACCGTCGCGCTGCTGGTACTCGCCGTCTGCCCGTACCCGGCCGAACGCTATTCGATCGAGGGCGCGCTCCCGCTGCTTCCCGTATTCCTTTGCATCGCATGCGGCAACACGTTCTACGGCCTGCTCACGACCCGACCGCTCGCGCTGCTCGGCACCGCCAGCTTCAGCATCTACATGATCCACATGGTGATCGTGTACACGATCGTACGCGCGTTCAACAAGTTCGTGATCCCGATCGATTCGATCGACGACGCGGGTGTATGGACGTTGTCGCTGGCATGCGCGCTGGTCGCCGTGTTTTGCTCGCTGATGACGTACCGCTACATCGAACATCCGTTCATCGCGAAGCGCAACGCGCCACGGCGTGCACGCCGAGCCCTCGAACCCGCGCGCGAGCATCGCACAGCCGTGATGTGA